The genomic segment GGCCCGGACGCCAGGATCGAGGTGCGCACCCCCCACATCGGCAAGGTCCGCGTGCCCTCCGGCAGTGGTCACTTCGCGGTGGCCGGTCTGCCGCCGGGATGGGTCAGCGTGGTCTGCCACCGGCCCGGCCACGCGCCCGTCTTCACCCGCTGGATCCACGTAGGCCCATGACCCCGTTGGACAGGGCCGAGGCCGCCGTGCGGCTCTCCGGCACCGACCCCCGGCTGGCACTCGCGGAGGCGAGAGCCGTACTGGGCCTCACCGGGCGGCCGGGACCCGCGGGCGCGTACGGCGAGGCGGCCTCGGTGGCGCTGCGCGCGGCCGCGCTCGCGGCCCGCGAACTGGGCGATCTCGAACTCGCCGGGGAGCGGCTGGAGGAGGCGATCGCGGCGGGGAAGGGATTCCCGCGCCGCGTGGCGCAGGCGCGGATGTCGCTCGTCACGATCCGGGCCCAGCTCGGCGACCCGGAGGGCGGGCTGCGCCTCGCCGATCTCGCCGAGCGGGATCTCGCGGGAACGGACCTCGCCAGGCTCGGCGTGCAGCGGTCGGTCGCCCTGATCCTGCTGGGACGGCACGAGGAGGCGGCGCGGCACTGCGACCGGGCGGTCGGCCTGCTGGACGACGATCCCCGCTTCCGGGCTGGCGGGCTGCTGAACCGCGGCCTCGCCCGCACCTACCTCGAACGGTACGGCGAGGCCGAGGCCGACCTCGCCGAATGCGCCCGGGTCGCGAGGTCGGCGGGCCTGGACCACGTCGCGATGCTGGCGGAGGGCAACCTGCCGTTCGTGGCCGCGCGGCGCGGCGACGTCGCCGCCGCCTTCGCGCGGTACCGCGCGGCCGAGGCCACGCTGTTCGGCTACCCGGAACGGCTCGCCGCGATGCGCACGGACTTCGCCGAGGCGCTGGTGGCGGCGCGGCTGCCCGGCGAGGCGCGCACGCTGCTCGAACAGGCCGTCCCGGAGCTGGTGGCGGCCGGGGCGCAGGCGGCGGTCCCCGGTGCGCGGCTGCTGCTCGCCCAGGCCGCGCTCCTCGCCGGGGACGCCACGCCGGCCGAGACGACGGCGCGCACCGCGCTGGCCGAGCTGGACGCGCAGGGCAGGACGGCCTGGCTGCCCCTCGCCAGGGAGGTCGTCCTGCGGGCCCGCCTCGCGCGGGCCGCGGGGGCCGCCCCGCCGGCCGGTCCCGGCGCACGCGACGGCCTGTCCGGCCTGGTCACCGAGCTGATCACCTGCGCCGACGACCTCGCGGCGTGCGGCTGGCCGGCGGCCTCGGCGGCCCTGCGGCTCACCGCCGCCGCTACCGCCGTACGGCTGGGCCTGATCACGCATGCCCGCGCCCAGCTCGACCTCGTCGCGGCCGGCGCCACGCGTCCCCTCGTACGCTGGCACGCGACGGCGATGCGGCACCGTCTGGACGGGGACCTCGACCTGGCCCTGGCGGCCGCGGCCCGGGGCATCGAGGCCGTGCACGACGCCGGGACGCGTGCCCACGACACCGCGGGGGACACCGCTGGAGACGCGGCTTGGAACACCGCTGGGGACGCGGAAGTGCGGGTGCACGCGGCACGGCCGGCCGAGGACCTCGCCGAGTTCGGCCGCGAGGTCGCCCTCGACCGGGCCGGGCGGACGGGAGACGCCCAATCGGTGCTCGAATGGGCCGAGCGGTGCCGGGCGGTGGTGCGCGGCACGGCGGCTCCCACCTTCCGGACGCCCGTCGCCCCGCCCGCGGGGGCAGGGATCCTGGTGGAGCTGGTGCGGCGCGGCGACGACCTGTTCGCCGTCACGGCCGGCCCGGAAGGCTGCGCGCTGCGCGCGCTCGGCTCCTACCAGGCCGCGGTGGAGGCGACCGTGCGCATCCGGTACGGCCTGCGCCGCCGCAATCTGCGCGACGTCCCGGGCGACGCGGACGCCCACGAAGGAGCGGCCGGCGCGGCGGCCGCCCACGAGCTGTCCGCGCTCGACCGCGTTCTCCTGTCCGGCCCCGGCACGCTCGCCTGCGCGGGGAGCCCGCCCGGCGGCCCGGTGACGGTGGTGCCCACCGGAGCGCTGTGCACGCTGCCCTGGCCGCTGCTTCCCTCGCTGCGCGGGCGGCCGGTGTCGGTGGCGGCCGACGCGACCGGGTGGCTCGCCCCGCGCCCCGGCCCGGCCGGCGCCCCTGAGGTGCTGTCGGTCGCGGGACCGGGGCTCGATCACGCCGCCGCCGAGGCCGACATGGTCGCCGCCGTGCACACGCGGGCACGGCGCGTCGGCGCCACCAGGGCGCAGGTGCTCCGCGCGCTGGAGCGGGCCGACGTGCTCCACGTCGCCGCCCACGGGATGTTCACCCCGCGCGGGCCCATGCTGTCGCGGATCACGCTGGACGACGGGCCGCTCATGGCCTACGACCTGCTGACCGCGCGGCGGATCCCCCGCCTCGTCGTGCTGTCGGCCTGCGACGCCGGAATGGCGCACGCCCCGGTGGACGGCGCGGCGCTGGGCCTCGCCGGGGCCTTCCTCGACCGCGCCGCGCACACCGGAGTGGCGGGGTGCGTGGTGGCCGGGGTGGTGCCGGTGCGCGACGACGAGGCTCTGGCGCTCATGACGCTCTTCCACACGCTGCTGGCCGAGGGCCGCTCCCCCGCCGAGGCGCTGGCCCGGGCGTCCGAGAAGACGGCCGTGCCGGGCTTCGTGGGCTTCGGCGCCGGTGACGCGCCCTTCGGCACCGGCTGACCCCCACGCGTCCCGTCCCGGTCGCCGCACGGCATGCCCCCGGCCCACCGGCCAGTACGGCAACCGGTTGCCGGGCGTCCACCCCGGACCGGACGGCGCCGACGGGGCTACGCTGCTGTGCCGTGCAGGAGACGCGCCTCGACACCGCTCGGATCCGGGCGGCTCGCCATCTGATCGACCCGGTCTTCCTCGACACTCCGCTGTACCGCTGCGAGGCGCTGGAGCCCGCCCTCGGGTGCGCGGTGAGCGTCAAGCTCGAAACGGCGAACCCGGTGCGCAGCTTCAAGGGCCGAGGCACCGAGGTGGTCGCGAGCCTGCTCGCGGGGAACGGCTCGCGCGCCGTGGTGTGCGCCAGCGCGGGCAACCTCGGCCAGGCCCTCGCCTGGTCCGGTCGCGGCCGGGGGCTCGACGTCACCGTCGTGGCATCCCGCTTCGCGCCCGCGGCCAAGCTGGAGCGGATCCGCGCGCTCGACGCCAGGCTGGAGCTGGTGGACGGCGACTTCGACGCGGCTCGCGAGCGGGCGGCGGCCATCGCGCGGCACGACGGCGTCCGCCTGGTCGAAGACAGCCTGGACATCGAGACCTGCGAAGGCGCGGCGACGATCGGCCTGGAACTGGTGGACACCGCGCCCTCGTTCGACGCCGTCCTGATCGCGCTCGGCGGCGGGGCACTGGCCACCGGCGTGGGTCATGCGGTGAAGTCCTCGGCGCCGGGAGTGGAGGTGATCTGTGTCCAGCCGCTGGGCGCACCGGCGATGACCCGCTCATGGCGGCGTCGGCGCGTCGTCACCACGGACTCGGCCGACACCATCGCCGACGGCGTCGCCGCCCGGCGTCCCATCCCGGCCGTCCTCGACGACCTCCTCGT from the Microbispora sp. ZYX-F-249 genome contains:
- a CDS encoding CHAT domain-containing protein; translated protein: MTPLDRAEAAVRLSGTDPRLALAEARAVLGLTGRPGPAGAYGEAASVALRAAALAARELGDLELAGERLEEAIAAGKGFPRRVAQARMSLVTIRAQLGDPEGGLRLADLAERDLAGTDLARLGVQRSVALILLGRHEEAARHCDRAVGLLDDDPRFRAGGLLNRGLARTYLERYGEAEADLAECARVARSAGLDHVAMLAEGNLPFVAARRGDVAAAFARYRAAEATLFGYPERLAAMRTDFAEALVAARLPGEARTLLEQAVPELVAAGAQAAVPGARLLLAQAALLAGDATPAETTARTALAELDAQGRTAWLPLAREVVLRARLARAAGAAPPAGPGARDGLSGLVTELITCADDLAACGWPAASAALRLTAAATAVRLGLITHARAQLDLVAAGATRPLVRWHATAMRHRLDGDLDLALAAAARGIEAVHDAGTRAHDTAGDTAGDAAWNTAGDAEVRVHAARPAEDLAEFGREVALDRAGRTGDAQSVLEWAERCRAVVRGTAAPTFRTPVAPPAGAGILVELVRRGDDLFAVTAGPEGCALRALGSYQAAVEATVRIRYGLRRRNLRDVPGDADAHEGAAGAAAAHELSALDRVLLSGPGTLACAGSPPGGPVTVVPTGALCTLPWPLLPSLRGRPVSVAADATGWLAPRPGPAGAPEVLSVAGPGLDHAAAEADMVAAVHTRARRVGATRAQVLRALERADVLHVAAHGMFTPRGPMLSRITLDDGPLMAYDLLTARRIPRLVVLSACDAGMAHAPVDGAALGLAGAFLDRAAHTGVAGCVVAGVVPVRDDEALALMTLFHTLLAEGRSPAEALARASEKTAVPGFVGFGAGDAPFGTG
- a CDS encoding threonine ammonia-lyase; translation: MQETRLDTARIRAARHLIDPVFLDTPLYRCEALEPALGCAVSVKLETANPVRSFKGRGTEVVASLLAGNGSRAVVCASAGNLGQALAWSGRGRGLDVTVVASRFAPAAKLERIRALDARLELVDGDFDAARERAAAIARHDGVRLVEDSLDIETCEGAATIGLELVDTAPSFDAVLIALGGGALATGVGHAVKSSAPGVEVICVQPLGAPAMTRSWRRRRVVTTDSADTIADGVAARRPIPAVLDDLLVVADDCVLVREASIIAGMRMLLDHAGLVVEPSAALGIAAILEDRDRFAGRHVVTVVCGSNVDMDAYRRWVGAAPAHRS